The DNA region GCGATCAGCTTTCAGAAGGTGCTGGCGGCTGATCGCTGATTGCTGACGGTTCTGGAAGAGATTCCAACACGGAAAGCAAGGACCCGATATGAAACACTTTGACCGAGCAACCAAGATCGTCGCCACCGTCGGCCCGGCGAGCCGCAACCCCGAGGTGCTGGGCCGGATGATCGACGCGGGCCTGAACGTGGTCCGCATGAACTTCAGCCACGGGGACCCCGAGGACCACCGCCAGACGGTGCAGATGGTGCGGGAACTCGCCACCCGCAAGGGCGTGACGGTGGGCATCCTGCAAGACCTCCAGGGGCCGAAGATCCGGGTGGGGCGCTTCCGCGAGGGGGCCGTGACCCTGGAGCCCGGCCAGAAGTTCACGATCACGATGGACGATGTCGAGGGCGACGAGACGCGCGTGAGCAGCACCTATAAGGGGCTCGCGCTCGACGTTCACCCCGGCATGACCCTGCTGCTCGACGACGGCAACCTGAACCTGAAGGTCGATCAGGTGCGCGGCAACGACGTGCAGACGACGGTAATCATCGGTGGCGTGCTGAAGAACAACAAGGGCATCAACGTGCCGCAGGCCGAACTCGCCGTGCCCGCCCTGTCGGACAAGGACGTGCAGGACATGGAGTTTGGGGCACAGCTCGGGGTGGACTGGGTGGCGCTCTCGTTCGTCCGCTCGCGCGACGACCTGCTGCTCGCCCGGCACTACCTCGCCCGTTTCGGCTCGCGGGCCAAGCTGATGGCGAAGATCGAGAAGCCTCAGGCGGTCGAGCGCTTCGAGGACATCCTGCGCGAGGTGGACGGCATCATGGTCGCGCGCGGCGACCTGGGCGTCGAGATGCGCCCCGAGCAGGTGCCCACCATCCAGAAGCGCCTGATCCGGTTGTGCCGCGAGGTGGGCAAGCCGGTGATCACCGCGACCCAGATGCTGGAGAGCATGATCAACCTGCCACGTCCCACCCGCGCCGAGGCGTCGGACGTGGCGAACGCGATCTACGACGGCACCGACGCGGTGATGCTGAGCGCGGAGTCGGCTGCCGGGCACTACCCCGTCGAGGCCGTCGCCATGATGGACCGCATCGCCCGCGAGGCCGAGGGGAGCGAGCACTACAAGATGCTCCAGCGTCAGGTCGTGATCGAGACGGAGCTCGCCCAGGACTCCATCGCCGCCGCGGCCTGCTCCATCGGCGAGAAGCTGGATACGCCCGTCATCGTGACCTTCACGAGCACGGGCGGCGCGGCGACCCGTATCGCCAAGAACCGGCCCCCGCTGGCGATCCTGGCCCTGACGCCCAACGAGCAGACCCGCAACCAGCTCGCCCTCTCCTGGGGCGTGGTGCCCATGCTCAGCGAGGACCCGCACGACACCGACGACATGGTCCGCATCGCCAACGACGAGCTGAGGAAGAGCGGGCTCGCGGATGTGGGCGACCGCTACGTCATCACGGCGGGCGTGCCCTTCGGCGTGAGGGGCACCACGAACATGCTGCGTGTCGAGCGTCTGCGTGAGGAAGACCTGAGCGACCGGGTTTAAACCTTCACCCGGCGCCCAAAAAGAACGGCCCCTCGTCTTCATGTGAGGGGCTTGTCAGGTTTTTATCCACAGTGCGCGGCTTTATCCACACCCCGGGTGTGGATAACTTTTTGGTGGGAACGAATCGAACCGCGTTCTGGACGTTATCCACAGAAGGGAGAGTTATCCACAGCGTTCTGTGCATAACTTTCCCTGTGGGCCGGGCCTCTGGGAAGCCCGTGGAGGCCCCGGCGAGACCCCGAACGGGTCAGGACCCCAGGACCAGCCGCGCGAACTTGTCCTTGCCCTTCTGAATGACTACGCCGCCCTCCCGGGAGAGGTCGCCCAGGCTCAGGTTGCCCTGCGGCTCGGTGTACGTCTCGCCGTTGAGCCTCAGGCCCCGGTTTCCGATCAGCTTGCGGGCGGCGCCGTTGCTGGGTTCCAGCCCCGCGAGGACCACCAGCCGGGCCATGCTGACGTTGCCGTTCTCGCCCAACTCCTCTTTGGGCACGCTCACGCTGGGGATGTTCTCGGGGATGCCGCCCCTCGCCACCGCCCGGAAGCGCTCCTCTGCCGCGTCCAGATCAGCCCGGGGGTGGAGCCAGGAGACGACCTGCTGGGCCAGTTCCCGGTGTGCGGCCACCGGATGGCCCGTCAGCAGCTCCGCGATCCGCTCCTGCGGCAGGTCGGTCAGCAGGGTGAAGTAGTTCTCCAGCAGG from Deinococcus aerius includes:
- the pyk gene encoding pyruvate kinase, producing the protein MKHFDRATKIVATVGPASRNPEVLGRMIDAGLNVVRMNFSHGDPEDHRQTVQMVRELATRKGVTVGILQDLQGPKIRVGRFREGAVTLEPGQKFTITMDDVEGDETRVSSTYKGLALDVHPGMTLLLDDGNLNLKVDQVRGNDVQTTVIIGGVLKNNKGINVPQAELAVPALSDKDVQDMEFGAQLGVDWVALSFVRSRDDLLLARHYLARFGSRAKLMAKIEKPQAVERFEDILREVDGIMVARGDLGVEMRPEQVPTIQKRLIRLCREVGKPVITATQMLESMINLPRPTRAEASDVANAIYDGTDAVMLSAESAAGHYPVEAVAMMDRIAREAEGSEHYKMLQRQVVIETELAQDSIAAAACSIGEKLDTPVIVTFTSTGGAATRIAKNRPPLAILALTPNEQTRNQLALSWGVVPMLSEDPHDTDDMVRIANDELRKSGLADVGDRYVITAGVPFGVRGTTNMLRVERLREEDLSDRV